TTTTAGTCGCTGTATCCATCAGATACAGCTTGTTCAGGCCGCTCTCATTGGTTTCAAATACAATTTTAGCACCGTCTTTAGAGAGGTTATAGTTAGAAACCTCCCATGGGATGGCACTGGTAAAATAATTGATTTTCTTTGTTTTGAGGTTAAATGTAGCCAAACGGTCAAACTCATTATCACGGTCGGTCACAAACCAGATTTCATCAGTATTTTTACTGAATTTGGCACTTCCCTGAACGATTTGTCTATCGTTCCTGTTGGTAATAGCTTCAAGTTTTTGGGTTTGGGTATCGAAGAGATAAAGATGCGATTCGTTAGCAGAAACATACTCTCCGATTATCAGTTTCTTGCCGTCTTCTGAAATATCATTAATGCCCCAGCCGCCGCCTTTTACCTGAAGTACGAGCTTTGTTTCGGCTGGTTTCAGCGGATTCATGAAATAGATGTCGCGGTCGCCGCCATTTCTTTTCGTAGATGAAAAATAAAATCCGGAACCGTCTTTTCTCCATGTGATTCCACCATTTTGCGACCTGCCGCCATCGGTAAGCATGGTAGATTCCATGGTTTTTAAATCGAGTTTAAAAAGTTGCCCGAACTCATTACCACCGATATCTTTAGTGTAGATCAGATATTCGCCTTTTGTAGGTTCATATTCGGCACCATTTACCGGCTCGTCGAAGAAAGTAAGCTGCTTTCTAGCGCCCATCGGTTGTGAAAGTCTGTGAAGCTGGTTGGTTGATGCAAAACGCGTCACCATAATCAGTTCCTGGCCATTTGGATGAATGGCAGTGAAGTTGGCACCGCGGCTTTCAGAATATTTTTTTATTTTTTCGCTCAGGCTTTTCGGGATCGCCGGGATGTTTTCCGCGATAAGATTTTCATTGGGCACAATGACATCATTTTTGGCTTGCGCAAAAAGCACGGATCCGGAAAATAAAAGTACCGGGAAGATATACTTGTAATTCATGAATTAATTTTTTGTTAAGATATGAATTTTATCAATAAAAAAAACCACAGAAAAATCTGTGGTTTGTATCATATTCAATAATGAACGGTTAGATGTGGATTACTTCACCATAAGCAGCCGCCGCAGCTTCCATGATCGCCTCAGAAACGGTTGGGTGCGGATGAATCGCCTTGATGATTTCATGACCGGTAGTTTCAAGTTTACGTGCAACGACAGCTTCTGCAATCATATCGGTAACACCTTCACCAATCATATGGCAGCCAAGCCATTCGCCATATTTCGCATCAAAAATCACTTTGATAAATCCATCGGTATTGCCATTTGCGGTCGCTTTACCACTGGCTGATAACGGGAATTTCCCTACTTTAATTTCATAACCTTTTTCCTTGGCTTGTTTTTCAGTAAGACCTACTGAAGCTATTTCGGGACTGCAATAAGTGCATCCTGGGATGTTGCCATAATCTATCTTTTCTACGTGCAAACCTTTAATTTTTTCCACACATGTAATCCCCTCTGCAGAAGCTACGTGGGCAAGTGCCTGGGTCGGCAGGATGTCTCCGATGGCATAATAACCCGGAACGGAAGTTTCGTACCACTCATTCACCAATACACGGCCTTTGTCGGTTTTAATACCTACTTCCTCAAAGCCTTGGCCTTCAATATTTGCGGCTATACCAACTGCGGAAAGCAAGATATCAGCCTCTAAAGTAACATTACCATTTGCTGTTTTTACATTTGCCTTCACGCCATCGCCTTTTGTATCTACGCTTTCAACAGAAGCATTGGTCATGATTTCGATGCCTGATTTTTTCAGGGATTTTTCAAGGTGTTTTGAGATTTCCTCATCTTCTACAGGAACGATGTTCGGCATAAATTCTACGATTGTCACTTTAGTTCCCATCGCATTATAAAAATCCGCAAATTCTACCCCAATCGCGCCAGAACCTACGACAATCATGGATTTTGGCTGTTGTGGTAAGCTAAGTGCTTGGCGGTAACCAATTACTTTTTTACCATCCTGCGGCAGGTTTGGCAGTTCGCGGGATCTTGCGCCGGTTGCAATAATGATGTGCTGCGCGCTATATTCTGTCGCTTTACCGTCTTTATCGGTAACGCTTACTTTTTTACCTTTCTGAACTTTGGCCGTCCCCATGATCACATCGATCTTGTTCTTTTTCATCAGGAAAGAGATCCCACCGCTCATTTTGGTGGCAACACCGCGGCTGCGCTGTATGACTTTGGAGAAATCGAAACCGGGGTTTTCAACAGGATTGAGTCCATAATCTTCCGCATGTTTCAGATAATTAAAAACGTGCGCTGATTTCAACAATGCTTTGGTAGGAATACAACCCCAATTGAGACAAATACCGCCTAAATTTTCTTTTTCGATGATAGCGGTTTTAAAACCTAACTGTGAGGCTCTGATGGCGGTTACATATCCACCGGGACCACTGCCGATGACAATAATATCGTAGTTCATGAATATTAAATTTATGCGAATTTACGTAAAATTTCCCACTGTTGACATAGTTACAGTGATTTCAAAGGCGCGTTGACGGTTGGTCTTAATTACGGGAAAGCCAATTTTGCAGGAAGGTGATTTCTTTCTGCTGTGCAGCGACGATTTCTTTTGAAAGTGCGAGTAATTCGGGTTGCTTACCGTATTTCAGATACACTTTTGCCATGTCAACTGCACTCTGGTGGTGCGGGATCATCTGTGCCGCATAATCTTTATCTAAATTGTTATGAACTTGGGGTTTTGCGTTCATCATCGGTGCCATCGAAGCCTGTAATTCTTTCTGGAAAGCGGCGTTGTCCGGCGATTTTTCTTTAAGATCATCGAAGCGGTCCATCAGGTCTTTTTCTTTTGTTTGGCTCTGTACCACTTTTTTTGCGAAATCCTTAAGTTCCTGGTTGGTGCCTTTTCTCAGCAGTATTTCAGAGATTTCAATTGCGCCTTCATGATCTTCGGCCATCATTTCCGCAAAATCGGCATCGTTATTCCCAGTGGGTTGCTTGGTATGCATATCCTGCATCATCTCTTGCATTTCCTGTAAAATCTCATTTGATTGTGTTTTGCCGCTGGTTGTAGGTGTACTGCTTACATCTTTAATATCGGCCTGACCAGATTTTGGCTTGTTATCACATGAAACCAAAAAGAACGCAAGTGTTGCTGTTAAGAATAGTTTTTTCATAATGTTTTTTCATACGCTTCTACAAAAATGATGCTGCTTTGATACTTGTGTAAATATCACAAAAAAGCGACTCCCTGAGTCGCTTTGCTTTTCTTCGATCCAATTAAATTTTCGGAAACTTCTGTGGATTGTTTTCATGAAACATGGTATAAATTTTCTCAACCATATCATCCACACTTGGTTTACTGAAATAATCTCCATCGCTGGCGTAAGCCGGACGGTGATTTTCTGCACTGATGGTGAGCGGATCTGCATCCAAATACCTGAAAGCTTTCTGTTTTTCCATGACTTGTTGCAGGATAAACGCTGATGTACCGCCTTCTACATCCTCATCAATAACAACCAGTCGGTTGGTTTTTTGAACGCTTTGTGCAATCTCATGTGTTAAATCAAACGGAATGAGTGACTGAACATCAATGACTTCGGCGGAAATACCAATTTTTTCGAGTTCCTCGGCCGCTTCCATCACGAGTCTCCATGTGGAGCCATACGTTACTAAGGTTACATCTTTTCCTTCCTTTGTAATTTCAATTTTACCTACAGGCACGGTAAACTCACCTAAATTTTCAGGTTGTTTTTCTTTAAGACGATAACCGTTGAGACATTCTACAATCACAGCAGGCTCATCGCTTTGCAGCATTGTATTATAAAAGCCGGCAGCTTTAGTTAAATTACGCGGTACAAGTACTAAAATCCCTTTTGAAAGATTGATTATACCTGCCATTGGTGAGCCGGAATGCCAAACCCCTTCAAGTCTGTGGCCACGTGTACGGATAATTACGGGTGCTTTTTGCCCGCCACGTGTTCTGTATTGTACTGTGGCCAAATCATCGCTCATACCTTGAATACAATATAAGATATAATCAAGATACTGTATTTCCGCAATAGGTCTGAGGCCACGCATGGCTAAACCAATGCCCTGACCGAGAATGGTAGCTTCACGGATGCCGGTATCTGCCACGCGAAGTTCGCCGTATTTCTCCTGCAAACCTTCCAGACCTTGGTTGACGTCGCCAATGTTACCTGCATCTTCACCAAAGACGAGTGCTTCAGGATATTTTTCGAAAATTTTATCAAAATTATTCCTTACTACAACTCTGCCATCCACCATTTCTGAGTTTTCTGCAAAAACAGGTGCTACTTCTTTTATATTAGTAGCTTTCCACTGAGATTGTGAGTACAGGTGAGAGGAGTAATTATCTTTCTCTACAGCAAAAATTTCATTGTATAGATTTTCAAGTGCTGCTCTTTCCGCGGAATGGCTGCCACGTGAAATAAACAATGATTTTCTCACCAAATGGAAAATATCTTTTTTTGCGACAGCAATAAGTTTCGTGAATTTTTCCAATTCTTCTGCAACGCCTGTATGCTGAGATTTCAGGTCCTCTATCAGTGGTAATACCCTGTTTTTAAGATCTAAAATTGGTTTCTGATAATTTTCCCAGGCTTTTTTCTGTCCTTCTTTCACCAATTTTTTTGCTTCTTCATCAATGCGGTCAAGTTCTTCCGCGCTTGCCAGCACTTCTTCATTTCCTTCAATATCTATAGAATAGTCCAGAATCCATTCACGGAATTTTCTTAACCCATCAAACTCACCTTCCCATTTCAGGCGGTCTTCATTTTTGTATCTTTCGTGAGAACCAGAAGTTGAATGTCCTTGAGGTTGGGTAACTTCTACCACATGAACTACCACGGGTACACTTTCTGTTCGGGCAAAATGCTCTGCGCGCGCATACGCATCTAGCAGTGATGGATAGTCCCAGGCCTTTACCTGAATAATTTCGCAACCCTGGTTTTCGCCTTCTTTTCGTTGGAAACCTGAGAGCATTTCTGCAATGTCTGCCTTAGCACGCTGGTTCTGTGTAGGAACCGAGATTCCGTAGCCATCATCCCAAATCGACACTATCATGGGAACCTGTAATGCACACGCAGCATTAAGAGATTCCCAGAAATGACCTTCAGCAGTAGAAGCATCACCAATGGTTCCGAAAGCGATTTCATTACCGCCGTTTGAGAATTTCTCGGATCCTTCGAAGTGTACAGTTTTATATACTTTAGATGCCATTGCCAATCCTAGCAATCTGGGCATTTGGCCCGCGGTGGGCGAAATATCTGAAGAAATGTTTTTTTGCTCCATCAGGTTTTTCCAAGAACCGTCTTCATTTAAACTTCTGGTAGCATAGTGGCCGTTCATTTGTCGGCCTGCTGAAGCTGGTTCGCGTTCAATACTGGTATCTGCGTATAATTGTGCGAAGAAACTTTCTATAGTTACAGCGTCTATGGCCATCGCAAAAGTTTGGTCGCGGTAATATCCGGAACGGAAATCGCCATTTCTGAAAACTTTTGCCATTGCGAGCTGCGGAAGTTCCTTGCCATCGCCAAAGATGCCGAACTTGGCTTTGCCGGTAAGCACCTCTCGCCTACCTAAATAAGACATTTCGCGGGAAATCCTGCCGAGTTTATAATCCTGAATTACTGAAGTCCTGAAGTCCTGAAAAGAAATCTGTTGCGTTTCTATGTAGGTGCTGTCCATATAAAAGTGGTTATTTTTCAAAGATACGAAAATAATGAAAGTTGAATAAACTATACTGGAAATGCTGAATTTTATTTACTGCATAAAAAAGGTTCTTCCGCGACGAATCACGGAAGAACCAAACACAAATGATGAAAAAAAATATTATAGTTTAGGTGGTTTTATTTTCTTGGCGGTGGTAATAATTCGCCGTCTGCTTCCAATGGTGCTGGTGTAGCTAACTCTGTATTGGCATTTAATGCACTGTTAGGATCTTGTATTTTCTTTAATGTTGCTATTTCTGTTGGTGATAGGACTTCATCTGACTGTCTGCAGGAGTTTAATGTTAATGTAGTAAAAACTGCTGCTGCGATAAGGGTTAAATTTTTCATGCGTTTAATTTTTACAAATGTATGCCGGTTGATAGGTATATAGCAAAAAATTAAACAGGTGTTTTTTAAAAAATCACACCAATTTTATAAATTAATTAATAGGATTTCCAAAAATTGCACTATTATTGTAAAACAAATGATTGAAAATGATTTATCTATCTGTTAATCATTTTATTACGACAGTATGCAGCTGAAAATTAGTTATCCAATTATACTCCTGATTTTTTTATTTTCATGTGTTTTTTATAGCTCACAAGACCTAAAAAAAGTGACTTTGACCAATGAAGAAATTGAAAAAAGGATTGATTCAAATAATAATGATTCTGTGCAAATGTGGAATTTAATAAATCTCTACATTTCAAAATCAAAAAAAGAAAAAAACCTCGAAGCATTATTCTATGCATATCGTTATGGAAGCATAGCAGGTAAATTCCCGACAAACATAAAATATGCTGATAGCGCATTATCTGTAGCGAAGAATTCAAATCTAACAAAAACTTTGATTGATGCTTATTTGAACAGAGGTAATATCAATATGGCAGAAGAAAATTATCAAAAGGCTTTAGAAGATATATTAAATGCGAATAAACTCTCACAACAAATAGGTAACGAGTATATTTATAACAAAACTATATATATAATTGCTCAGAATAAGATATATTTAGGACAATATGAAGATGCTAAAAAGGAACTAGAGGTTTGCTTAACGTTTTTTAAGAGTAATTTACACAACAAAACAGCGCTTGGGAAAAATTATGAGATGTATTACCTCTATTCCCTGATGAGTTTAATAGATTCTAATACAAAACTTGGTTTATTTCAAGAGAATAGAATACATTTAGCAGAAGCTTTCCAGTATGTGAAGAATAATAATCTTAATCAGTACCTTCCGTATTTCATAACTTCTGAAGGACTTATAGCTTACTATTCTAAAGACTACACTACGGCAATCTCAAAATTGTCTGAAGCTATCCGGCTGTATAATGACCAATGGACGCACATTACCGAAATTTACTATCTCGGGCTTTCCTACTGGCACACCGGAAAAAAGCAGCTTGCCATTAAATACCTGGAAGAAATCGATAAACATTATACCAAAACTAAAAAGCTTGATCCACAGTTCCGCTCTGCGTACGAAATCTTAATTAAATATTACACCTCTACCGGTAATACCGATAAACAGCTTGAATACATTAACAAGCTGATGTACCTCGACCGTTCCTATGAAAAAAATTATAAATATCTCTACCAAAGAATCGTAAAAGAATACGATACCAAGAAACTGGTAGCAGAAAAAAACCGTATTGAAAATACCCTTCAGAACCAACGCATCATGTTTGTGGGCGTATTAGTGGTGATTGTGGGTGGTTTTGTATTTTTTGGCATCCGGATTTACCGCGAAAAACAGAACTATAAAAAAAGATTTGAAGAAATCCTCGCCCATCAGAGTGCGGAAACTCCGCAGGAAGAAACCGTTGCGACACTCAACTCGCTAGATTTGCCTCAAGAACAGAAGTTCGATTACGAATATTACAACAAAATCCCAGGCTTGAATCCCCTGTTTGTAGAGAACATTCTTCAACAACTTGATATTTTCGAGACTGAAAAAAGATTTTTGGATCCCCAGATTTCACAAAAGTTGCTCAGTGAGGAGTTTGGCACCAATTCTACCTATTTCTCGAAAATCATCAATACCTATAAAGGCAAAACTTTCACCTTATATATTAATGACCTGCGTCTTGATTATATCATCAATCACCTGAAAAATGATATAAAATACATCAACATGGATGTAAAAGAACTTGCTGCCATCGCAGGATTCTCCAGTGCGGAAAATTTCTCATCCAATTTCCGCCGAAAATTTGATATGAAACCTTCGGTTTTCATTAAAATGATGCGCGATAAACTATAAACAACCAACAAAAAAAACCGGAACTAAAAAAAATTAGCTCCGGTTTCTGTAAAACGTAAAATTTAAAACTATGATATAGGTTTTAGGGTTTCAGACTAAGGTCGAGGTCGGACTCTTTTAGGTATTGGTCAATAATTTCAAAAGCTCTTTGCTCATCCTGCAGGTTTACCATCAGGCGGATCGTGTTAGCGGTAGGCGTTGTTGTAAAAGACATATACTTATCATTAGTGAAAGCTGGGATTTGCTGCGCTTCAAGCTTAGATTTTATCAACTGAATTTCGGCAGATTTCTCACTTTCAAACACAGATACTCTCGTTTCTCTTTCCATTTCTTATAATTTTGAGTTATAAATGTATAAAATAAAGCTGGTAAATAAATATTAATTAATATTAAAATTTAAAACTTCATGAGTTATTGACCTTAAATATATAACCATATCAAATTTTATGCAGATTTTCTGCAATTTTATTTATCGCTAACTGAATCTCTTCCTTTGTCACATTCAAATGAGGCCGAAAGCGGATCGAACGCATGCCACACGCCAAAATAATGAGTCCGTCATTATAAAGTTCTTCCCGAAGCTGGTCTCTGGCAGCTCCCGAAGGTAAATCAATCGCACACATCAAACCACGGCCCCGAGCATTTGATACTTTATCCGGATATTTCTGCTGAAGTTCCTGTAGTTTTTCGAGCAAAAATTCACCGACAACTTTGGCGTTTTCTACCAGATTTTCTTTCTCGATTACCTCCAAAGTCAGTTGAAAGCGCAGCATATCGATGAAGTTTCCTCCAAACGTAGAATTGATTCTCGAACTTTCACGGAATACATTCTGCGGCACTTCGTCAAATTTTTCTTTGTTTGCCAGGATTCCACAAACCTGGGTTTTCTTTCCAAACGAAATGATGTCTGGTTTCGCAGTGAAATGTTCAAAAGCCCACATTTTGCCGGTAATCCCAATGCCCGTTTGCACTTCATCGAAGATCAGCAGCACTTCATTCTCATCGCAAAGGTCACGCAAACCGGTGAAAAATTCGTCGCGGAAATGATTATCACCGCCTTCTGCCTGAATAGGTTCAATAATAATACACGCCACCTGACCCGGATTGCTGATAATCGCCTCCTGAATGTGCAGCAGCGCAAGTTGCTCATTTTTAATGGTTTCTTCTAAATTTTCTTCCGTAATCGGGAAATTCAGGTGCGGATTGATGATTCTCGGCCAGTCAAATTTTGGGAAATACTGATGCTTGCGCGGATCCGCCGTATTTGTAAGGCTTAATGTATAGCCGCTCCGCCCGTGAAAAGCCTGTTTGAAATGAATACAGATTCCCGCTTCCTGATCAAGTCCTTTTTCAAAATTCTTACGTGTTTTCCAGTCGAAACATGCTTTCATGGCATTCTCCACGGCTAATGCACCGCCCTCGATAAAGAATGCGTACTGCAGTTCTTTCGGAATCGCCACGCGTGAAAAAACGTCCATAAAATCTGCAAACTCCTGCGAATAAACATCCGCGAGCGTGGGTTTGTTTACGGCCATTCTGCCAAGCCAACCTGATTTTTCCATTAAGTAAGGATGG
This DNA window, taken from Chryseobacterium sp. 6424, encodes the following:
- a CDS encoding DUF305 domain-containing protein: MKKLFLTATLAFFLVSCDNKPKSGQADIKDVSSTPTTSGKTQSNEILQEMQEMMQDMHTKQPTGNNDADFAEMMAEDHEGAIEISEILLRKGTNQELKDFAKKVVQSQTKEKDLMDRFDDLKEKSPDNAAFQKELQASMAPMMNAKPQVHNNLDKDYAAQMIPHHQSAVDMAKVYLKYGKQPELLALSKEIVAAQQKEITFLQNWLSRN
- a CDS encoding thiamine pyrophosphate-dependent enzyme, whose amino-acid sequence is MDSTYIETQQISFQDFRTSVIQDYKLGRISREMSYLGRREVLTGKAKFGIFGDGKELPQLAMAKVFRNGDFRSGYYRDQTFAMAIDAVTIESFFAQLYADTSIEREPASAGRQMNGHYATRSLNEDGSWKNLMEQKNISSDISPTAGQMPRLLGLAMASKVYKTVHFEGSEKFSNGGNEIAFGTIGDASTAEGHFWESLNAACALQVPMIVSIWDDGYGISVPTQNQRAKADIAEMLSGFQRKEGENQGCEIIQVKAWDYPSLLDAYARAEHFARTESVPVVVHVVEVTQPQGHSTSGSHERYKNEDRLKWEGEFDGLRKFREWILDYSIDIEGNEEVLASAEELDRIDEEAKKLVKEGQKKAWENYQKPILDLKNRVLPLIEDLKSQHTGVAEELEKFTKLIAVAKKDIFHLVRKSLFISRGSHSAERAALENLYNEIFAVEKDNYSSHLYSQSQWKATNIKEVAPVFAENSEMVDGRVVVRNNFDKIFEKYPEALVFGEDAGNIGDVNQGLEGLQEKYGELRVADTGIREATILGQGIGLAMRGLRPIAEIQYLDYILYCIQGMSDDLATVQYRTRGGQKAPVIIRTRGHRLEGVWHSGSPMAGIINLSKGILVLVPRNLTKAAGFYNTMLQSDEPAVIVECLNGYRLKEKQPENLGEFTVPVGKIEITKEGKDVTLVTYGSTWRLVMEAAEELEKIGISAEVIDVQSLIPFDLTHEIAQSVQKTNRLVVIDEDVEGGTSAFILQQVMEKQKAFRYLDADPLTISAENHRPAYASDGDYFSKPSVDDMVEKIYTMFHENNPQKFPKI
- a CDS encoding helix-turn-helix domain-containing protein, translated to MWNLINLYISKSKKEKNLEALFYAYRYGSIAGKFPTNIKYADSALSVAKNSNLTKTLIDAYLNRGNINMAEENYQKALEDILNANKLSQQIGNEYIYNKTIYIIAQNKIYLGQYEDAKKELEVCLTFFKSNLHNKTALGKNYEMYYLYSLMSLIDSNTKLGLFQENRIHLAEAFQYVKNNNLNQYLPYFITSEGLIAYYSKDYTTAISKLSEAIRLYNDQWTHITEIYYLGLSYWHTGKKQLAIKYLEEIDKHYTKTKKLDPQFRSAYEILIKYYTSTGNTDKQLEYINKLMYLDRSYEKNYKYLYQRIVKEYDTKKLVAEKNRIENTLQNQRIMFVGVLVVIVGGFVFFGIRIYREKQNYKKRFEEILAHQSAETPQEETVATLNSLDLPQEQKFDYEYYNKIPGLNPLFVENILQQLDIFETEKRFLDPQISQKLLSEEFGTNSTYFSKIINTYKGKTFTLYINDLRLDYIINHLKNDIKYINMDVKELAAIAGFSSAENFSSNFRRKFDMKPSVFIKMMRDKL
- a CDS encoding putative signal transducing protein produces the protein MERETRVSVFESEKSAEIQLIKSKLEAQQIPAFTNDKYMSFTTTPTANTIRLMVNLQDEQRAFEIIDQYLKESDLDLSLKP
- the lpdA gene encoding dihydrolipoyl dehydrogenase; amino-acid sequence: MNYDIIVIGSGPGGYVTAIRASQLGFKTAIIEKENLGGICLNWGCIPTKALLKSAHVFNYLKHAEDYGLNPVENPGFDFSKVIQRSRGVATKMSGGISFLMKKNKIDVIMGTAKVQKGKKVSVTDKDGKATEYSAQHIIIATGARSRELPNLPQDGKKVIGYRQALSLPQQPKSMIVVGSGAIGVEFADFYNAMGTKVTIVEFMPNIVPVEDEEISKHLEKSLKKSGIEIMTNASVESVDTKGDGVKANVKTANGNVTLEADILLSAVGIAANIEGQGFEEVGIKTDKGRVLVNEWYETSVPGYYAIGDILPTQALAHVASAEGITCVEKIKGLHVEKIDYGNIPGCTYCSPEIASVGLTEKQAKEKGYEIKVGKFPLSASGKATANGNTDGFIKVIFDAKYGEWLGCHMIGEGVTDMIAEAVVARKLETTGHEIIKAIHPHPTVSEAIMEAAAAAYGEVIHI
- the lat gene encoding L-lysine 6-transaminase, producing the protein MNDAIASKPQTINKVKETLGKHMLADGFDFVMDFEKSHGSWIHDRLTGRDFLDMFSMFGSASIGYNHPYLMEKSGWLGRMAVNKPTLADVYSQEFADFMDVFSRVAIPKELQYAFFIEGGALAVENAMKACFDWKTRKNFEKGLDQEAGICIHFKQAFHGRSGYTLSLTNTADPRKHQYFPKFDWPRIINPHLNFPITEENLEETIKNEQLALLHIQEAIISNPGQVACIIIEPIQAEGGDNHFRDEFFTGLRDLCDENEVLLIFDEVQTGIGITGKMWAFEHFTAKPDIISFGKKTQVCGILANKEKFDEVPQNVFRESSRINSTFGGNFIDMLRFQLTLEVIEKENLVENAKVVGEFLLEKLQELQQKYPDKVSNARGRGLMCAIDLPSGAARDQLREELYNDGLIILACGMRSIRFRPHLNVTKEEIQLAINKIAENLHKI